A genomic segment from Gemmatimonas aurantiaca encodes:
- a CDS encoding putative quinol monooxygenase, whose product MSTSYTPMIIAQVHIQVLPGHVDAFLAATLDNARHSVQEPGVIRFDVVRQADDPTRFSLIEIYRDAQAPIAHKETAHYARWRDTVASMMASPRTSVRYEAVFPAPPQWEMPGGADAALEG is encoded by the coding sequence ATGAGCACCTCGTATACCCCGATGATCATCGCCCAGGTCCACATTCAGGTGCTCCCCGGGCACGTGGACGCCTTCCTGGCCGCCACACTCGACAATGCCCGCCACAGCGTGCAGGAGCCGGGCGTGATCCGGTTCGACGTGGTCCGACAGGCCGATGACCCGACCCGTTTTTCGCTCATCGAGATCTATCGGGACGCGCAGGCGCCGATCGCCCACAAGGAGACGGCACATTACGCACGCTGGCGCGACACGGTCGCGTCGATGATGGCCAGCCCGAGAACCAGTGTGCGGTATGAAGCGGTGTTCCCCGCGCCGCCGCAGTGGGAGATGCCGGGCGGCGCGGATGCGGCACTCGAGGGGTGA
- a CDS encoding aminotransferase class I/II-fold pyridoxal phosphate-dependent enzyme, which yields MLPHLLPSRRDFAGDDLIFTLNAAAQRRAASGASVINATVGALLDDAGKLVVLESVMEQWRQLTPMEIAPYAPIGGDPAFLLALTQRHWPALTSVGVGVATPGGSGALALTLRNFLERGQTLVTAAPYWGPYATIAIEGGVRLATVPYPAPGESLDVGAWEQAMRDVLDEQGRLLLWLNDPCHNPTGRSLSREDRATLLSVLRDIASQGPVTLLLDLAYLDYARDPQSVTEALDDYAAFAAEGSVLVGASLSLSKAFTLYGSRAGALVFPWTSDKTLQAALVTSCRGTWSNCARAPMSVLTRFGKDAAAVARLADEHAHWRAVLTERAEALDAALRAEGLPGAAWDGGFFVTLAAAPDPTVVCERLQERDVFVVPMPEGLRVGICGLRATDAARFAAAYKASL from the coding sequence ATGCTTCCTCATCTGCTGCCTTCGCGTCGTGACTTTGCCGGCGACGATCTGATCTTCACGCTCAACGCGGCGGCGCAGCGACGTGCCGCCAGCGGAGCGAGTGTCATCAACGCCACCGTGGGTGCGCTGCTCGACGATGCGGGCAAACTGGTCGTGCTGGAAAGCGTGATGGAGCAGTGGCGTCAGCTCACGCCCATGGAGATCGCGCCGTACGCGCCCATCGGCGGTGACCCGGCCTTTCTGCTGGCGCTCACGCAACGTCACTGGCCCGCGCTCACCAGTGTGGGCGTGGGGGTGGCCACACCGGGAGGATCGGGTGCCCTCGCCCTGACGTTGCGCAATTTCCTCGAGCGCGGACAGACGTTGGTCACGGCGGCTCCGTATTGGGGTCCGTACGCCACGATCGCTATCGAAGGTGGTGTCAGACTCGCCACCGTGCCGTATCCGGCGCCCGGCGAGTCGCTGGATGTGGGCGCCTGGGAACAGGCCATGCGCGACGTGCTCGACGAGCAGGGTCGTCTGCTGCTGTGGCTCAACGATCCCTGCCACAATCCCACGGGTCGCAGTCTTTCGCGGGAGGATCGTGCCACGCTGCTGTCGGTGCTGCGTGACATCGCCTCGCAGGGGCCGGTCACGTTGTTGCTCGATCTGGCCTATCTCGACTATGCGCGCGATCCGCAGTCGGTCACCGAAGCGCTCGACGACTACGCGGCCTTTGCCGCCGAGGGTTCGGTGCTGGTGGGCGCGAGCCTCAGTCTCAGCAAGGCCTTCACGCTGTACGGTTCACGCGCCGGCGCCCTGGTGTTTCCGTGGACGTCCGACAAGACGTTGCAGGCGGCGCTGGTGACGAGCTGCCGGGGCACGTGGAGCAATTGCGCACGCGCGCCCATGAGTGTGCTCACGCGGTTCGGCAAGGATGCCGCCGCCGTGGCCCGTCTGGCCGACGAACACGCCCATTGGCGCGCTGTGCTCACCGAACGCGCCGAAGCGTTGGACGCGGCGTTGCGCGCCGAAGGACTGCCGGGCGCGGCGTGGGATGGTGGCTTCTTCGTCACACTCGCCGCGGCTCCCGATCCCACCGTGGTGTGTGAACGTCTGCAGGAGCGCGACGTCTTCGTGGTCCCCATGCCCGAAGGACTGCGGGTGGGCATCTGCGGACTGCGTGCTACCGATGCTGCCCGGTTCGCGGCGGCATACAAAGCGTCGCTGTAG
- a CDS encoding YncE family protein, with product MASVLFSAAISSATIVSAQPRGTIVASNMDAHSVTIVDVASAKTLATVPVREGPHEVAISPDGRQAVVAIYGNRNSVGSSLAVFDLTKPTAEPRYVELGAGNQRPHGLAYLPDGKQLLVTGERAQRVLVVNLDTQAIDSSMSTGQATTHMVSLTADGAHAYTTNIAAMSVSAIDVQSRRVTGTWPVGARIEGIAVMPNGKEVWVGGNESHLVYALDAATGAITQRMEGFGMAYRVGITPDNRTAVISDPGSEQIHIVDVATHRIRKTIAVPAQVPAGGAADAAPRPASPQGVTVSRDGAYGFVTLKAVARVVVVDLARGEIVKTLTVGAGSDGVGYSPFVPSMR from the coding sequence ATGGCGTCGGTGCTGTTCAGCGCCGCCATCTCTTCCGCCACGATCGTCTCCGCACAACCGCGCGGCACCATTGTCGCCTCCAACATGGACGCCCATTCGGTGACCATCGTGGATGTGGCGAGCGCGAAGACTCTGGCCACCGTTCCCGTCCGCGAGGGACCGCACGAAGTGGCCATTTCTCCCGACGGTCGGCAGGCCGTGGTGGCCATCTATGGCAACCGCAATAGCGTGGGCAGTTCGCTGGCGGTGTTCGATCTGACGAAGCCGACGGCTGAGCCTCGGTATGTGGAGTTGGGAGCGGGCAATCAGCGGCCGCACGGATTGGCCTATCTGCCGGACGGCAAGCAGTTGCTGGTGACCGGCGAACGGGCGCAGCGGGTGCTGGTGGTGAATCTCGACACCCAGGCCATCGATTCGTCGATGAGCACCGGACAGGCCACCACGCATATGGTGAGTCTCACCGCTGACGGCGCCCACGCCTACACCACGAACATCGCGGCCATGAGTGTGAGCGCCATCGATGTGCAGAGCCGCCGGGTGACCGGTACGTGGCCGGTGGGGGCGCGGATCGAAGGCATTGCCGTCATGCCCAACGGGAAGGAAGTCTGGGTGGGCGGCAACGAATCGCATCTCGTGTATGCGCTCGACGCGGCCACCGGCGCGATCACCCAGCGCATGGAGGGCTTCGGGATGGCCTATCGTGTGGGCATCACGCCCGACAATCGCACCGCGGTCATCTCCGACCCGGGCAGTGAGCAGATCCACATCGTCGACGTGGCCACCCATCGCATCAGAAAGACCATCGCCGTACCGGCGCAGGTTCCGGCCGGCGGTGCGGCGGACGCGGCGCCGCGCCCCGCATCACCCCAGGGGGTGACCGTCTCCCGGGATGGCGCGTACGGATTCGTCACGCTCAAGGCGGTGGCCCGTGTGGTGGTCGTGGATCTCGCCCGCGGCGAAATCGTGAAGACGCTCACGGTGGGAGCCGGCTCCGACGGCGTGGGCTATTCGCCGTTCGTTCCGTCGATGCGCTGA
- a CDS encoding ATP-binding cassette domain-containing protein — protein sequence MTLISIGNAGVDFGATEIFRDITFTVAAGDRWAVVGRNGTGKSTLIRLITGDLAPTRGTIARMPGLRVALMDQHRRFPEDRTLWDIVADAFGELRGLERSLAEQAANLEHDHSEAAMNRYGRDLERFEREGGYQMAAKVDSVLMGVGFDPEAARLTTIGTLSGGERGRVALARQLATPADILLLDEPTNHLDLETTAWLEQHLATSDRTVICISHDRAFLAAIADHVLHFEGGTAFAYTGTYQSFVTQREERRLTQQRQFDKQQRVIAAESDYIARNIAGQNTAQAKGRRKRLERMPRLSAPIGADGVMALRLDAGSRSGDRVIEAQHVTVGVPTPDGPRTLVKDVSIVLERNEVVALVGPNGAGKSTLIKTLLGEHEPLAGVVKAGPSTTVAYYRQDLAHLPLDLTIYEAIATQRPLWERRQVQGHLGRFGFSGDEVQRTVGTLSGGERARVAMALLTLSTNNLLILDEPTNHLDVESIEVLEDAIEGYEGSVLIVSHDRAVLRGLATQVWDLRDQQLKVFPGTFVEWEEVRAERRSQEERDARAEAQKEAERAARQREKEREEQNARARNTTGRNGTTVSPNDMRREQRAAQKALADVELLVSVLEGKIDDLTAQLDDATLYDTPAGVQKAAQLGKALDETRESLEQAMHDWGQAAERVQKAGG from the coding sequence ATGACCCTCATTTCCATCGGCAACGCCGGCGTGGATTTTGGCGCCACCGAAATCTTCCGCGACATCACGTTCACTGTGGCTGCGGGCGATCGCTGGGCCGTGGTGGGACGCAATGGCACCGGCAAATCCACACTGATCCGGCTCATCACGGGCGATCTCGCTCCCACGCGTGGGACCATCGCGCGCATGCCGGGGCTTCGTGTGGCGCTCATGGATCAGCACCGGCGTTTCCCGGAAGACCGGACGTTGTGGGACATCGTAGCCGATGCTTTCGGTGAGCTGCGCGGGCTCGAACGCTCGCTGGCCGAGCAGGCGGCGAATCTCGAGCACGACCACAGCGAAGCGGCGATGAACCGCTACGGGCGCGACCTCGAACGCTTCGAGCGGGAAGGCGGCTATCAGATGGCGGCCAAGGTGGACAGCGTGCTGATGGGCGTCGGGTTCGATCCCGAAGCGGCCCGTCTCACCACCATCGGCACACTGAGTGGCGGTGAACGCGGGCGCGTGGCGCTCGCGCGGCAACTCGCCACACCCGCCGATATCCTGCTGCTCGACGAACCCACCAACCATCTCGATCTCGAAACCACGGCGTGGCTCGAGCAGCATCTGGCCACGAGCGATCGCACCGTCATCTGCATCAGCCACGATCGTGCGTTCCTCGCCGCCATTGCCGACCATGTGCTGCACTTCGAAGGGGGTACGGCGTTTGCTTATACCGGCACCTATCAGTCGTTCGTGACGCAGCGCGAGGAGCGCCGGCTCACGCAGCAGCGGCAGTTCGACAAGCAGCAGAGGGTGATTGCCGCCGAGTCCGACTACATCGCACGCAACATCGCCGGTCAGAACACGGCCCAGGCCAAAGGGCGCCGCAAGCGCCTCGAGCGCATGCCGCGTCTGTCGGCGCCCATCGGTGCCGATGGCGTGATGGCGCTGCGACTGGACGCCGGCAGCCGCAGTGGTGACCGGGTGATCGAAGCGCAGCATGTCACGGTGGGCGTGCCCACACCAGACGGACCGCGCACGCTGGTGAAAGACGTGAGCATCGTGCTGGAGCGCAATGAAGTCGTGGCGCTCGTCGGGCCCAACGGCGCCGGCAAGAGCACGCTCATCAAGACACTGCTCGGCGAACACGAACCGCTGGCCGGTGTCGTGAAAGCGGGTCCCAGCACGACGGTGGCGTACTACCGTCAGGATCTCGCGCATCTGCCACTCGATCTCACCATCTACGAAGCCATCGCCACGCAGCGTCCGCTCTGGGAGCGTCGCCAGGTGCAGGGGCATCTGGGGCGCTTCGGTTTCAGTGGTGACGAAGTCCAGCGCACGGTGGGCACGCTGTCCGGTGGTGAGCGCGCGCGTGTGGCGATGGCGCTGCTCACGCTGTCCACCAACAACCTGCTCATTCTCGACGAGCCCACCAATCATCTCGATGTCGAAAGCATCGAAGTGCTGGAAGACGCGATCGAGGGGTACGAGGGCAGTGTGTTGATCGTCAGCCACGACCGCGCCGTATTGCGGGGGCTCGCCACGCAGGTGTGGGACCTGCGCGATCAGCAGCTCAAGGTGTTTCCCGGCACGTTCGTGGAGTGGGAAGAAGTGCGCGCCGAACGTCGCAGTCAGGAAGAGCGTGACGCGCGCGCGGAAGCACAGAAGGAAGCGGAGCGCGCCGCCCGGCAGCGCGAGAAGGAACGCGAGGAGCAGAACGCCCGGGCGCGGAACACGACGGGCAGGAATGGTACAACGGTCTCGCCGAACGACATGCGCCGGGAGCAGCGTGCGGCGCAGAAGGCCCTGGCCGACGTGGAACTGCTCGTGTCCGTGCTCGAAGGCAAGATCGACGATCTCACCGCACAACTGGACGACGCGACGCTGTACGACACACCCGCTGGTGTGCAAAAGGCGGCACAACTCGGCAAGGCGCTCGACGAAACCCGCGAGTCACTCGAACAAGCGATGCACGACTGGGGACAAGCCGCCGAGCGGGTGCAGAAAGCCGGCGGGTGA
- a CDS encoding YciI family protein, with protein MRYMLMMHAPRGTGDWAVMNWAPEDFRAHIQFMMRLNEDLKQSGELVSAQGLAMPAEARVVRAGAAGEPVVTDGPFAEAKEFLAGYWIVDVEKTERAYAIAAKASSAPGKGGVPLDMAIEVRQVMSVPPVDG; from the coding sequence ATGCGCTACATGCTGATGATGCACGCCCCCCGCGGTACCGGTGACTGGGCCGTGATGAACTGGGCTCCAGAGGATTTCCGGGCCCACATCCAATTCATGATGCGATTGAATGAAGACCTCAAACAGTCGGGCGAACTCGTGAGCGCCCAGGGGCTGGCCATGCCCGCCGAAGCGCGCGTCGTACGCGCCGGGGCTGCGGGCGAACCCGTCGTGACCGATGGCCCGTTCGCCGAGGCGAAGGAGTTCCTGGCGGGCTACTGGATCGTGGATGTCGAGAAGACCGAACGAGCGTATGCCATCGCCGCCAAAGCGTCGTCGGCACCCGGCAAGGGAGGTGTGCCGCTCGACATGGCCATCGAGGTGCGTCAGGTCATGAGCGTGCCCCCGGTGGATGGCTGA
- a CDS encoding M14 family zinc carboxypeptidase, whose protein sequence is MIRSVAATVATRAARRAAARATTAAASAALGASLLLAPAAGAQHTFADPGATFDPKVPTPQAILGYELGSRFTSHRQMMRYVERIAAASKRVKVDTVAHSFEGREMLLIAVSSEANLARLTEIKRDAQRIADPRGAAAGDVDAAIRRTPAIVWLAHSVHGGEASGVEAGLGLLYQLAAGTDADTRLALDSTIVLIDPNQNPDGRERHTHDVERMWSPMGVPADPGAMNNAGSWPGPRTSHYYFDLNRDWYTQSHPESRGRVQQFLAWMPHVAVDLHEQGSSSSFYFAPPREPDNQNNPKHLTKWFDIFAAAHGAAFDTHGWSYFRREGYDSFYPGYGEGWPMLTGSIGMLFESAGSSGGAVRRNDGTLRTLKQAAWEHFTAEWTTVRTSGRRRTELLRDYATARANAITIHAKGPMRGVVFARDVEGRADSLATKLRENGIEVQMVRGSTTLPSATSYFNGTTGAVTLKDGGYVVDFSQPQGHLAKALLEPDAALDSAFLKFELELRRTGQRNRFYDMTAWSLPLVWRVDAWTVPAMPAGLVPAVVPTTASAPLARSSYGYAFAPGSEASIRLLASLLNDSIKVWYAPNSFTSRGNKFPNGAFVVRVQFNRPEVHDIVSRRMAEAHATVIPVPSAGVEEGTDLGSNSVIPVQRPTVALLGGSPVNGTSFGFSWYAMDQRIGYPSTIIDANFVSGGDLAQFTTIIVPSVQAGALDRVLGDGGRQRLVDWVRSGGTLVALDGASAWLAQERVGLVRTRVRRDSARADSTGGAPLPAGLPGVLARASIDTLSPLMAGVTNKEIAVFANGDRVFTVPRDLRAGEAIVRFAAAPRVRIAGFFWPEMPARIAGSPYLWTERAGRGRVILFAHDPVYRDQLRGTLPLFANAVLLGNSF, encoded by the coding sequence ATGATCCGCTCCGTCGCAGCTACCGTTGCCACACGCGCCGCCAGACGCGCCGCCGCGCGCGCCACCACCGCGGCCGCCTCTGCAGCCCTGGGCGCCTCTCTGCTGCTGGCGCCCGCCGCCGGTGCCCAGCACACCTTCGCCGACCCGGGCGCCACCTTCGATCCCAAGGTGCCCACACCCCAGGCCATCCTGGGGTACGAACTGGGCAGCCGGTTCACCTCGCACCGGCAGATGATGCGCTACGTCGAGCGCATCGCCGCCGCGAGCAAGCGCGTGAAGGTGGACACCGTCGCGCATTCGTTCGAAGGACGCGAGATGCTGCTCATCGCCGTCTCCAGCGAAGCCAATCTCGCACGGCTCACCGAGATCAAGCGTGACGCCCAGCGCATCGCCGACCCGCGCGGCGCGGCGGCCGGTGACGTGGACGCCGCCATCCGGCGCACCCCGGCGATCGTGTGGCTCGCACATTCGGTGCACGGTGGTGAAGCGTCGGGGGTGGAAGCCGGACTGGGGCTGCTCTACCAGCTCGCCGCCGGCACCGACGCCGATACCCGTCTCGCACTCGACAGCACCATCGTCCTGATCGATCCGAATCAGAATCCCGACGGCCGCGAACGGCACACCCACGATGTCGAGCGCATGTGGAGCCCGATGGGCGTCCCGGCCGATCCCGGTGCGATGAACAACGCGGGCTCGTGGCCCGGTCCGCGCACGTCGCACTACTACTTCGATCTCAATCGCGACTGGTACACGCAGTCGCATCCGGAATCGCGCGGACGCGTGCAGCAGTTCCTCGCCTGGATGCCGCATGTGGCGGTGGACCTGCACGAACAGGGGTCGAGCTCGTCGTTCTACTTCGCCCCGCCGCGCGAGCCCGACAACCAGAACAATCCCAAGCACCTGACCAAGTGGTTCGACATCTTCGCGGCGGCGCATGGCGCGGCGTTCGATACGCACGGCTGGTCGTATTTCCGTCGTGAAGGCTACGACTCGTTCTATCCGGGTTACGGTGAAGGCTGGCCCATGCTCACCGGTTCCATCGGCATGCTGTTCGAGAGCGCCGGGAGTTCAGGCGGTGCGGTCCGGCGCAACGATGGCACCCTGCGCACGCTGAAGCAGGCGGCGTGGGAGCATTTCACCGCCGAGTGGACGACGGTGCGTACGTCGGGCCGTCGTCGCACGGAATTGCTGCGCGACTACGCGACCGCGCGCGCAAATGCCATCACCATCCACGCCAAGGGTCCGATGCGTGGTGTGGTCTTCGCCCGCGACGTCGAGGGCCGCGCCGATTCCCTGGCCACCAAGCTGCGCGAGAACGGTATCGAAGTGCAGATGGTGCGCGGCTCCACCACGCTGCCGTCGGCCACGTCGTATTTCAACGGCACCACCGGTGCCGTGACGCTCAAGGATGGCGGCTATGTGGTGGACTTCTCACAGCCGCAGGGCCATCTGGCCAAGGCGCTGCTCGAACCCGATGCCGCGCTCGACTCGGCCTTCCTCAAGTTCGAACTCGAATTGCGCCGCACGGGCCAACGCAATCGTTTCTACGACATGACGGCGTGGTCGCTTCCGCTGGTGTGGCGCGTGGATGCGTGGACCGTGCCCGCCATGCCGGCCGGTCTCGTGCCCGCGGTGGTGCCCACCACCGCGTCCGCGCCTCTGGCCCGCTCCTCGTACGGGTATGCGTTCGCGCCCGGCAGTGAGGCGAGCATCCGTCTGTTGGCATCGCTGCTCAACGATTCCATCAAGGTCTGGTACGCACCCAACAGCTTCACATCGCGCGGCAACAAGTTCCCCAACGGCGCGTTCGTGGTGCGGGTGCAGTTCAACCGGCCCGAGGTGCACGACATCGTGAGCCGTCGCATGGCCGAAGCGCATGCCACGGTGATTCCGGTGCCATCGGCCGGTGTGGAAGAAGGCACCGATCTGGGCAGTAATTCGGTGATTCCGGTGCAACGCCCCACGGTGGCCCTGCTGGGTGGCTCGCCGGTGAACGGGACGTCGTTCGGCTTCAGTTGGTACGCGATGGATCAGCGTATCGGTTATCCCTCCACCATCATCGACGCCAACTTCGTGAGCGGTGGTGATCTCGCGCAGTTCACCACCATCATCGTGCCGTCGGTGCAGGCCGGCGCGCTCGATCGTGTGCTCGGTGACGGGGGACGTCAGCGCCTGGTGGACTGGGTGCGCAGCGGTGGCACACTGGTCGCACTCGATGGCGCGAGCGCATGGCTGGCGCAGGAACGTGTGGGACTGGTGCGCACCCGCGTGCGTCGCGACTCGGCGCGCGCCGACAGTACCGGTGGCGCGCCGCTGCCGGCCGGTCTGCCGGGTGTGCTTGCCCGTGCGTCCATCGACACGCTGTCGCCCCTCATGGCCGGTGTCACCAACAAGGAGATCGCGGTGTTCGCGAACGGCGACCGGGTCTTCACGGTACCACGCGATCTCCGGGCCGGTGAAGCCATCGTGCGTTTCGCCGCCGCGCCGCGTGTACGTATCGCCGGCTTCTTCTGGCCCGAGATGCCGGCGCGCATTGCCGGCTCTCCGTATCTATGGACCGAACGCGCAGGCCGGGGTCGCGTGATCCTCTTCGCGCACGACCCGGTGTACCGCGATCAGTTGCGTGGCACTCTGCCGCTCTTTGCCAACGCGGTCTTGCTCGGCAACAGTTTCTGA
- a CDS encoding DUF6596 domain-containing protein — translation MADGPTPMTAIEHLLRDLAPQVLAVLARRHGDFADAEDAVQEALIAAAEQWAASGVPANPSGWLYHVATRRYTDRLRSEIARQQREHDTAVLWAENAFIPPPDVEVVPTTDDTLTLLLMCCHPVLTTASAAALTLRAVGGLTTTEIARAYLVPSATMGQRISRAKHAIRQSRVPFAMPTLSDLPRALVSTMQALYLLFNEGHTASSGDALLRIDLSAEAIRLTRLLHALVPSHGEVAGLLALMLLTHARRDARTGPHGELIPLDEQDRTRWNRTDIAEGIRLVEQALTSDAAGPYGIQAAIAALHAEAPDTATTDWAQILALYTVLEHMTGNPMVSLNRTIAVAMVDGPHAALSLLDTVAQNAQLADHHRVDAVRAHFHDMMGNHERAAHHYRLAAERTTSLPERHHLIAKAQRARHRVDAAQPME, via the coding sequence ATGGCTGACGGCCCCACGCCAATGACGGCCATCGAGCACCTGCTGCGCGATCTCGCGCCGCAGGTGCTCGCGGTGCTCGCCCGTCGACACGGGGATTTTGCCGACGCCGAGGACGCCGTTCAGGAAGCGCTCATCGCGGCCGCCGAGCAATGGGCGGCAAGCGGGGTGCCGGCAAATCCGTCGGGGTGGTTGTATCACGTGGCCACACGGCGGTACACCGATCGTTTGCGCAGCGAGATCGCCCGACAGCAACGTGAACACGACACGGCGGTCCTGTGGGCGGAAAACGCGTTCATACCACCTCCCGATGTGGAGGTCGTTCCGACCACCGATGACACACTCACCCTGCTGTTGATGTGCTGTCATCCCGTGCTCACCACGGCATCGGCGGCGGCCCTGACATTGCGTGCCGTCGGTGGTCTCACCACGACCGAGATCGCCCGTGCGTATCTCGTGCCCTCGGCCACGATGGGGCAACGCATCAGTCGCGCGAAACACGCCATCCGGCAATCCCGGGTGCCGTTCGCCATGCCGACGCTTTCCGACCTGCCGCGCGCACTCGTCAGCACGATGCAGGCGTTGTATCTGCTGTTCAATGAAGGACACACCGCATCGTCGGGTGACGCCCTGCTGCGCATCGATCTGTCGGCGGAGGCCATCCGTCTCACGCGCCTGCTGCACGCGCTCGTTCCCTCGCACGGTGAGGTGGCGGGGCTGCTGGCGCTCATGCTGCTGACCCATGCACGCCGTGACGCCCGCACGGGTCCGCATGGCGAACTCATTCCGCTGGACGAGCAGGACCGCACCCGCTGGAACCGCACCGATATCGCGGAGGGCATCCGACTGGTGGAGCAGGCTCTCACCTCGGATGCTGCCGGTCCCTACGGCATTCAGGCGGCGATTGCCGCGCTGCATGCCGAAGCACCGGACACCGCCACGACCGACTGGGCGCAGATCCTGGCGCTCTACACCGTGCTCGAACACATGACCGGCAACCCGATGGTCTCGCTCAATCGCACCATCGCCGTGGCCATGGTGGACGGGCCGCACGCCGCGCTCTCGTTGCTCGATACCGTGGCGCAGAACGCACAGCTCGCCGACCATCACCGGGTGGATGCGGTGCGTGCCCACTTTCACGACATGATGGGCAACCATGAACGGGCCGCCCATCACTATCGTCTCGCCGCCGAGCGCACGACCAGTCTGCCGGAACGCCATCATCTCATCGCGAAAGCACAGCGCGCCAGACATCGCGTGGACGCTGCACAACCGATGGAGTGA